One segment of Dehalococcoidia bacterium DNA contains the following:
- a CDS encoding homoserine dehydrogenase, whose translation MTRDSIGIGLLGMGVVGGGVAQIIEQKQPHLSNMVGCPVELKGVLVRDPSKSRSIDLPEGLITTDPSSVLDNPEVDILVELIGGEEPAREYIFKALSRGKHIVTANKEVMAKSGFDILGYARKQRARVLFEAAVAGGTPIIAPLTRDLVANDVVTIHGIINGTTNYILTRMEQDGADFGDALAEAQRLGYAEADPTNDVEGIDAAYKLAILATLGFRERVTDDDVFHEGITRLTARDFQYARELGYAIKLLGIASADGGALHARVHPAFVREDAMIANVDGVLNAVEIQTDLAGKLLFHGAGAGAMPTTSAVIADIVDIARDISAGVDNFVQPENGGQGNEEDPDVASGVRPISELETRYYIRLTAADRPGVLAQVGGVFAEHSISIASAIQKETDEVAQRAEIVLMTHRANEAAMQQAIVELEALETVAEIGNLIRVEEW comes from the coding sequence GTGACTAGAGACTCCATTGGAATCGGTCTGCTCGGAATGGGTGTTGTGGGTGGCGGTGTCGCACAGATCATCGAGCAGAAGCAGCCCCACCTGAGCAACATGGTTGGCTGTCCTGTCGAGCTCAAGGGAGTCCTCGTTAGAGACCCGTCGAAGTCCAGGTCGATAGATCTTCCTGAAGGGTTGATCACGACCGATCCGTCGAGTGTCCTGGACAACCCCGAAGTCGACATACTCGTCGAGCTTATCGGCGGCGAGGAGCCCGCGCGCGAGTACATATTCAAGGCGTTGTCCAGAGGCAAGCATATCGTGACAGCCAACAAGGAAGTCATGGCCAAAAGCGGCTTTGACATCCTGGGATATGCTCGTAAGCAGAGGGCAAGGGTGCTGTTCGAGGCCGCCGTCGCAGGCGGGACCCCAATCATCGCCCCGCTGACGAGAGACCTGGTCGCGAACGACGTGGTCACGATTCACGGAATCATCAACGGGACGACGAACTACATCCTGACCAGGATGGAGCAGGACGGGGCCGATTTTGGCGACGCGCTGGCGGAGGCGCAGAGGCTCGGTTACGCAGAGGCTGACCCTACCAATGACGTCGAGGGTATAGACGCAGCCTACAAGCTGGCGATACTCGCCACACTCGGCTTCAGGGAGCGTGTCACCGACGACGACGTCTTCCACGAGGGCATTACTCGCCTGACAGCAAGGGACTTCCAGTACGCTCGCGAACTTGGCTACGCGATCAAGCTGCTGGGAATAGCTTCCGCAGACGGCGGGGCACTCCACGCCAGGGTCCACCCCGCGTTCGTACGCGAGGACGCGATGATAGCCAACGTAGATGGCGTTCTCAACGCGGTCGAAATCCAGACCGACCTCGCCGGCAAGCTGCTGTTCCACGGTGCAGGGGCGGGTGCGATGCCGACAACCAGCGCGGTGATCGCGGACATCGTCGACATAGCCAGAGACATCAGCGCGGGGGTCGACAACTTCGTCCAACCGGAAAACGGCGGTCAGGGGAACGAAGAAGACCCGGATGTCGCGAGTGGCGTCAGGCCAATCTCCGAGCTGGAGACGAGGTACTACATTCGGCTGACGGCAGCAGACAGGCCGGGTGTGCTGGCGCAGGTCGGAGGTGTGTTCGCAGAGCACAGCATCTCCATTGCATCGGCGATCCAGAAGGAGACCGACGAGGTCGCGCAGCGCGCGGAGATCGTGCTGATGACCCACCGGGCGAATGAGGCCGCAATGCAGCAGGCAATCGTCGAGCTGGAAGCGCTGGAGACGGTTGCGGAGATCGGCAACCTAATTCGCGTCGAAGAGTGGTAG
- the corA gene encoding magnesium/cobalt transporter CorA has protein sequence MPYRSYFLTPEGSVETELSEVAIQDALGSGEGSLWLDFNGPSVEDGEFMRRVFGLHPLAVDSCLDMTDQVPKVDNYDGYIYIVARGIDYTVDTRILATTEMGIFLGQNFVISVHPGLQYSIESVIALVERDGLPLRRGSTFLTYILLDALVQNLVPGVNGLEDWVDDIEDSVIERPDPDALEAILELKRSSFQLRRAIGPQREMLNRLSRAEFAHVTGDALPYYRDIYDTILRIDGQNETLRDRADTTLSVYLSLVANQQNDLMRVLAVVATVFMPLSLIAGIYGMNFEYIPELGVRWGYFAVLGVMATAIAAVLWIFWARRWISLGRRHMERFRPTSVAPERLQSYVSKIDPRRIEPGIIDPRRLDPRRLDPRRLDPRRLRSD, from the coding sequence ATGCCTTACAGAAGCTACTTCCTCACACCTGAAGGAAGCGTCGAGACGGAGCTGTCAGAGGTCGCCATCCAGGATGCCCTGGGGAGCGGCGAGGGCAGCCTGTGGCTGGACTTCAACGGCCCGAGTGTCGAAGACGGCGAGTTCATGCGGCGCGTGTTCGGTCTGCATCCGCTGGCCGTGGACTCATGCCTGGATATGACGGACCAGGTCCCGAAGGTCGACAACTACGACGGCTACATCTACATAGTGGCCCGGGGAATCGACTACACGGTTGACACGCGAATCCTGGCCACCACTGAGATGGGCATATTCCTGGGGCAGAACTTCGTCATCAGCGTACACCCAGGATTGCAGTACAGCATCGAGTCAGTAATCGCGCTGGTGGAGCGTGACGGTCTGCCACTGAGACGCGGCTCGACCTTCCTCACATACATACTCCTGGATGCGCTCGTCCAGAACCTGGTTCCCGGCGTCAACGGACTGGAGGACTGGGTGGACGACATAGAGGACTCGGTCATCGAAAGGCCCGACCCAGACGCACTGGAGGCGATCCTTGAGCTTAAGCGGTCAAGTTTCCAACTGCGTAGAGCCATTGGCCCCCAGCGGGAAATGCTCAACAGGTTGAGCCGGGCCGAGTTCGCCCACGTAACGGGCGATGCGCTGCCGTACTACCGCGACATCTACGACACCATCCTGAGGATCGACGGCCAGAACGAGACGCTCCGAGACCGAGCGGACACGACACTATCTGTCTACCTCTCACTTGTCGCGAACCAGCAGAACGACCTGATGCGAGTCCTCGCAGTAGTGGCCACCGTATTCATGCCGCTCAGTCTAATTGCCGGCATCTACGGCATGAACTTCGAGTACATCCCGGAACTGGGGGTGCGCTGGGGGTACTTCGCGGTGCTGGGAGTGATGGCGACCGCGATCGCGGCCGTGCTGTGGATCTTCTGGGCCAGACGATGGATCTCCCTGGGGAGAAGGCATATGGAACGGTTCAGACCGACGTCGGTCGCACCTGAACGACTACAGAGCTACGTGAGCAAGATAGATCCGAGGCGGATTGAACCCGGAATCATCGACCCACGCAGGCTCGACCCTCGGAGATTGGACCCGCGCAGGCTCGATCCGAGAAGGCTGAGGTCGGACTAG
- a CDS encoding SDR family oxidoreductase — MLADLTGRVALVTGGGRGIGRGISLALAEQGADIAVADLIESNAADVAEEVRQHGRRAAAMAMDVTDRSSVEAAVASTLTDLGKIDILVNNAGIVGAGGMWERDSSSDEDWNDTFQVNVRGIVRVTEAVQGHMVQRGSGRIINIASIAGRQGSPDIPHYSTSKAAVISWTQSNAQQLARHRINVNAICPGLLWTPMWEAIAQRRSRMGSTQTHTEVQGMPGRELFETVVDQTMPMKREQTPEDIGKLAAFLASDDAKNITE, encoded by the coding sequence ATGCTGGCAGACCTTACCGGAAGAGTCGCGTTGGTTACCGGCGGTGGCCGGGGAATTGGACGGGGCATCAGCCTCGCACTGGCCGAGCAGGGGGCGGACATTGCTGTCGCCGACCTGATTGAGAGCAACGCTGCCGACGTTGCCGAAGAGGTCAGACAGCATGGAAGACGCGCCGCGGCGATGGCGATGGACGTGACCGACAGATCGTCAGTCGAAGCAGCGGTTGCGAGCACGCTCACCGACCTTGGCAAGATCGACATATTGGTCAACAACGCCGGAATCGTAGGCGCCGGCGGCATGTGGGAGAGAGACTCCTCCTCGGATGAGGACTGGAACGACACGTTCCAGGTTAACGTGAGGGGCATCGTACGGGTCACTGAGGCAGTTCAGGGTCACATGGTCCAACGCGGCTCCGGTCGAATCATCAACATCGCCTCGATCGCGGGCAGGCAGGGCAGCCCGGATATTCCTCACTACTCGACGTCCAAGGCTGCGGTCATAAGCTGGACTCAGTCCAACGCGCAGCAGCTTGCCAGACACCGGATAAACGTCAACGCGATCTGCCCCGGGCTACTGTGGACGCCGATGTGGGAGGCGATCGCCCAGAGGCGGTCGAGGATGGGTTCGACCCAGACGCATACGGAGGTGCAGGGAATGCCTGGGCGTGAGCTGTTCGAGACGGTTGTCGATCAGACGATGCCCATGAAGCGGGAGCAGACCCCGGAGGACATAGGAAAGCTCGCGGCGTTCCTTGCCTCTGACGACGCGAAGAACATCACCGAATGA
- a CDS encoding AAA family ATPase, which produces MIITRLRLANWRNFTEVDVTLRERAFIIGPNASGKSNLLDAIRFLRDVSKREAGGLRTAVSSRGGVGPLRCLSARANSFVSMEVHLSPEVDTPPEWVYRLAFTAERSGNRRVLIQEEVVYHKGVCILNRPDAEDKADSERLTATALEQINVNKEFRPIADFFDAVTYMHLVPQLVRHGSEIGGNRLENDPFGQGFLERIAGTHANTRKSRLKKIQDAIAGIVPQLKEIDFDRDGRTGQPHLKARFENWRQHGAWQREDQFSDGTLRLIGLMWSLLDSRGLLLLEEPEISLNRDIVMRLPAAIHRLSRTVRRRRDGRRRSESRQVVITTHSSDMLSDSGIDGREVLYIEPEKEGSILKVLSDDPRMREALEAGVMPGEIAPFRSPSWQIPMDLGLRV; this is translated from the coding sequence GTGATTATCACCCGCCTCAGACTTGCGAATTGGCGCAACTTTACCGAAGTTGACGTAACGCTACGCGAACGTGCGTTTATCATTGGCCCCAATGCTTCGGGCAAGTCCAATCTCCTAGACGCCATCCGTTTTCTCAGAGATGTGTCCAAACGGGAGGCCGGCGGGTTAAGGACTGCTGTATCGAGTCGTGGGGGCGTTGGGCCACTTCGCTGCCTTTCTGCTCGAGCTAACAGTTTCGTCAGCATGGAAGTACACCTCAGTCCCGAAGTGGATACTCCGCCCGAATGGGTCTATCGACTCGCATTCACTGCCGAAAGGTCGGGCAATCGGAGAGTTTTGATTCAGGAGGAGGTTGTCTATCACAAGGGCGTTTGCATCCTCAATCGGCCTGACGCTGAAGACAAAGCAGACAGTGAAAGACTTACTGCAACAGCTCTTGAACAGATAAACGTCAATAAAGAGTTCCGTCCTATTGCCGATTTCTTCGATGCTGTCACCTACATGCATTTGGTACCTCAACTTGTGCGCCACGGATCGGAAATCGGTGGCAACCGCCTAGAAAACGACCCATTTGGTCAGGGATTCTTGGAGAGAATCGCCGGTACCCATGCAAACACTCGTAAGAGCCGTCTCAAAAAGATCCAGGATGCGATTGCTGGGATCGTTCCGCAGTTGAAGGAGATTGACTTCGACAGAGACGGTAGGACAGGTCAACCGCACTTGAAGGCAAGATTCGAAAACTGGCGTCAACATGGAGCATGGCAGCGTGAGGATCAGTTCTCAGACGGAACACTCAGGCTGATTGGGCTTATGTGGTCTCTGCTGGACAGTAGAGGGCTCCTTCTCTTAGAGGAACCAGAGATTTCCCTAAACCGGGATATAGTAATGCGGCTACCTGCTGCAATACACCGGCTAAGTCGGACAGTTCGACGTCGCCGCGATGGACGACGCCGGAGTGAAAGTAGGCAGGTTGTCATTACCACCCACAGTTCCGACATGCTGAGTGATAGTGGGATAGACGGGCGAGAGGTACTCTATATAGAACCCGAAAAGGAAGGGTCGATTCTTAAGGTACTCTCAGACGACCCAAGAATGCGCGAGGCGCTGGAAGCGGGTGTGATGCCAGGCGAGATAGCGCCGTTTCGAAGTCCTAGCTGGCAGATACCAATGGACTTGGGCTTGCGCGTTTAG
- a CDS encoding CoA transferase produces the protein MSNTQGALSDLTVLDLCDEKGQYMGKLMGEMGARVVKIEPPGGGPARNIRPFRNDVQDPNQSLHFWAFNTAKEGVTLDLEQPEGQEILKKLVENADVLLESFDPGYLDSLGLGYSDLSAVNPELVMTSLTGFGQDGPYRDYKTSDLVAMAMGGVMHSCGYDDLPGAPPIRPSGGHGYIISCNYATIGTLMALNWRDMTGEGQHVDASIHEACSCTTEAAMPTYIYTKELVKRQTGRHHGVQPTPKTLCPTSDGRYINVFAVFTSLDQWLTLVRWMDEAGMAEDLTDPHYRDMAAMRLRAGPEVDHAFVVVKKFIAAHTAEEIYRGAQGRKFPWAIVRSPEETLDDAHFAEDRGFFAEVEHPELGETYTLNGTPWRTFRSPLVGEHNDSVYGEDLGMSPDEIERLRANGVI, from the coding sequence ATGAGCAACACCCAGGGAGCGCTCTCCGACCTCACGGTACTCGATCTGTGCGATGAAAAGGGTCAGTACATGGGCAAGCTGATGGGAGAGATGGGCGCGAGGGTCGTCAAGATAGAGCCTCCCGGAGGCGGACCCGCCCGCAACATTCGCCCCTTCAGAAACGACGTGCAGGACCCCAACCAGAGCCTTCACTTCTGGGCATTCAACACCGCCAAGGAAGGGGTGACCCTGGACCTGGAACAGCCCGAAGGCCAAGAGATTCTCAAGAAGCTGGTCGAAAATGCCGACGTGCTGCTGGAGAGCTTCGATCCGGGGTATCTGGACTCTCTTGGACTCGGCTACTCGGACCTGAGCGCAGTCAACCCTGAATTGGTGATGACCTCGCTCACCGGCTTCGGCCAGGATGGCCCGTACCGTGACTACAAGACGTCGGACCTAGTGGCGATGGCTATGGGCGGCGTAATGCACAGCTGTGGCTATGACGACCTGCCTGGCGCGCCTCCCATCAGACCGAGTGGCGGACACGGCTACATCATCAGTTGCAATTACGCCACCATCGGTACCCTCATGGCCCTGAACTGGCGCGACATGACCGGTGAGGGCCAGCACGTCGACGCCTCCATCCACGAGGCCTGCTCATGCACGACAGAGGCCGCGATGCCCACGTACATCTACACCAAGGAACTGGTCAAGCGTCAGACCGGCAGACACCACGGCGTACAGCCGACGCCAAAGACGCTCTGCCCGACATCTGACGGCAGGTACATCAACGTCTTTGCGGTCTTCACGAGCCTGGACCAATGGTTGACGCTGGTCAGGTGGATGGACGAAGCCGGAATGGCCGAGGATCTGACCGATCCTCACTATCGTGACATGGCAGCCATGCGCCTCAGGGCCGGCCCCGAGGTCGATCACGCATTTGTCGTCGTGAAGAAATTCATTGCCGCGCACACTGCCGAGGAGATCTACCGAGGCGCCCAGGGTCGGAAGTTCCCATGGGCCATAGTCCGGTCACCCGAGGAGACGCTCGACGACGCCCACTTCGCTGAAGACCGGGGCTTCTTCGCCGAGGTCGAGCATCCCGAACTGGGGGAGACGTACACCTTGAACGGCACCCCCTGGCGTACCTTTAGAAGTCCGCTGGTAGGGGAGCACAACGACTCCGTCTACGGCGAAGACCTCGGGATGTCTCCTGACGAGATCGAACGCCTCCGCGCCAACGGAGTGATCTGA
- a CDS encoding CoA transferase — MRKHAVEGVRVVDFSWIVAGPTCTRILADFGAEVIRVENEQTMDYTRNSMAPPGSDSPNMGGLFNNLNRNKFGVTINVMHPSGMELLHDLISVSDIVVENFSATVLKRWGLDYESQRKIRPDIIYVSMSGFGHTGRDNRYVTWGPTAQALSGLTYMSGLPGEDPAGWGFSYMDHTGGFYGALACMNALHHRNRTGEGQWIDLSQVEVGMALTGPAILDKTVNGRSFRREGNPPGNRAPNYKVAPHNTYRCRGEDRWCVITIFNDEEWRSFVDAIGAPEWTSDERFATNEGRYHNQDELDRLIETWTVEREPHEVLHKLQAVGIAAGAVQTPKEKIEDDPQLRHREFLPKVEHPELGVTEYEGQPMRLSRSPWELQRSSPLFGEHSQKVFGELLGIPEEQITDLMVEGAI, encoded by the coding sequence ATGCGCAAACACGCGGTTGAGGGGGTACGGGTCGTCGATTTCTCTTGGATCGTAGCCGGCCCGACATGCACGCGAATTCTCGCGGACTTCGGGGCCGAAGTCATCCGAGTCGAGAACGAGCAGACTATGGACTACACGCGAAACTCCATGGCGCCCCCGGGGTCCGATAGCCCCAACATGGGAGGTCTGTTCAACAACCTGAACCGCAACAAGTTCGGGGTTACCATCAACGTGATGCACCCCAGCGGAATGGAACTCCTCCACGACCTCATCTCGGTCTCAGACATAGTCGTCGAGAACTTCAGCGCGACCGTCCTCAAGCGGTGGGGACTCGACTACGAGTCGCAACGCAAGATTCGACCTGACATCATCTACGTGAGCATGTCCGGCTTCGGCCACACGGGTCGTGACAACAGGTACGTAACCTGGGGGCCCACCGCGCAGGCGCTGTCCGGGCTCACTTACATGTCCGGTCTTCCCGGTGAGGACCCCGCAGGATGGGGGTTCTCCTACATGGACCACACGGGAGGCTTCTACGGTGCGTTGGCGTGCATGAATGCACTTCACCACAGGAACCGCACCGGAGAGGGCCAGTGGATCGACCTGTCGCAGGTTGAGGTTGGAATGGCCCTGACAGGCCCGGCCATCCTCGACAAGACCGTCAACGGCCGCAGCTTCAGGCGAGAGGGAAATCCTCCAGGAAACAGGGCGCCGAACTACAAGGTCGCTCCCCACAACACCTACCGCTGCAGGGGTGAAGACCGTTGGTGCGTTATCACCATCTTCAACGACGAGGAGTGGCGGTCCTTTGTAGATGCAATAGGCGCGCCGGAGTGGACCTCGGACGAGCGTTTCGCCACCAACGAAGGCCGATACCACAACCAGGACGAGCTTGACCGTCTCATTGAGACCTGGACCGTCGAGCGCGAGCCGCACGAGGTGCTCCACAAGCTCCAGGCTGTGGGTATCGCCGCGGGGGCCGTGCAGACGCCAAAGGAGAAGATCGAGGACGACCCGCAGCTCAGGCACCGCGAGTTCCTGCCCAAGGTCGAACACCCCGAACTCGGCGTCACCGAGTACGAAGGCCAACCGATGCGCCTCTCCCGCTCGCCGTGGGAGCTTCAGCGATCGTCGCCGCTCTTTGGAGAGCATTCGCAGAAAGTCTTCGGTGAGCTTCTCGGCATACCTGAAGAGCAGATTACCGACCTGATGGTCGAGGGGGCAATCTGA